A genomic window from Candidatus Bathyanammoxibius amoris includes:
- a CDS encoding DUF1858 domain-containing protein: protein MRAAKNSKVLDILKEYPAAAKVFHKFHLYPFRDLDSDLETLAAKDGADLEAFLRELNAAIASPAAGVEAAGVTPGRKIHQNMSFRLVTTRYPETRAVFNTYKILELAEEHWPDEKMSFFALGLHLSSDKLVDELNEALEGSDATALKGGAVPRPEDIHIGFLKVSILFALTTGCLYGAGFLFYFAMSGTLSGVPRAMLEAHGHTQVYGWVGLFIMGISYFALPRFWGTPLYNVFIAGKTLIPMTIGIVLVFVSRHLLLMGNYTPFWVMAIAGSLMELLAICLFIYLMVKTYRSNTTRKFEVYEAYFFAGYAWFLVQALIFTGTLVYMAYNGLDTIPPRVEQPMLHMQIMGFACMVILGILTKTLPIFLGIKEPKKDINLYAFLLLNASILLRVLSLLFMETYPLFKTTSLVAGFLESLAVLLFFYNLRLHRIGEIESGVPRKDFRKFIKAALFWFIVAELALLYFNLHQFYTGAAVPYALFGAYRHAIFVGFITMMILGCASKMIPMSIGVQLYSYRALFWSFVLINTGTVLRVTCQPLAADYNMTALYLPMGISGFLEWGALCLFGYNIWKTVGQKPVKETQQDAGEKITVVTPETNVYQLVKQHPKTLDVLVNRGFKQLRNPMLLNTLARTVNIGTAVSIHSTDLGSLLKELNDAVDK from the coding sequence GTGAGGGCTGCAAAAAACAGCAAGGTACTGGACATACTGAAGGAATATCCTGCCGCAGCAAAGGTATTCCACAAGTTCCACCTCTATCCTTTCAGGGATTTGGACAGCGACCTGGAGACTCTAGCCGCTAAAGATGGAGCGGATCTGGAGGCGTTCTTACGGGAGCTGAACGCCGCCATTGCATCCCCTGCCGCGGGCGTTGAAGCCGCTGGAGTTACACCCGGCAGAAAGATACACCAGAACATGAGCTTCAGGCTGGTCACCACCCGTTACCCCGAGACGAGGGCCGTCTTCAACACGTACAAAATCTTGGAACTGGCAGAGGAGCACTGGCCTGACGAAAAGATGTCTTTCTTCGCCCTGGGTCTCCACCTGTCATCGGATAAGCTGGTTGACGAGCTTAACGAGGCCCTGGAAGGTTCAGATGCCACCGCCTTGAAGGGTGGCGCCGTTCCCCGGCCGGAAGACATCCACATAGGCTTCTTGAAGGTGTCCATCCTGTTTGCGCTAACCACAGGATGCTTGTACGGTGCGGGCTTCCTGTTCTATTTTGCCATGAGCGGCACCCTTTCGGGGGTGCCCAGGGCCATGCTGGAGGCTCACGGCCACACACAGGTCTACGGGTGGGTGGGACTCTTTATCATGGGGATATCCTACTTTGCGCTGCCCAGATTTTGGGGCACGCCGCTGTATAACGTCTTTATCGCCGGGAAAACGCTTATACCAATGACAATCGGCATAGTACTGGTCTTCGTGTCCAGGCATCTGCTACTTATGGGAAACTATACACCGTTCTGGGTCATGGCCATAGCCGGAAGTCTTATGGAGTTATTGGCAATATGCCTTTTTATCTATCTCATGGTCAAGACATACCGTTCCAATACCACCAGAAAGTTTGAGGTCTACGAGGCATATTTCTTTGCGGGATACGCCTGGTTTTTGGTACAGGCACTGATTTTCACTGGGACCCTGGTATACATGGCCTATAACGGGCTGGATACCATCCCGCCCCGGGTAGAACAGCCCATGCTACATATGCAGATAATGGGTTTCGCCTGTATGGTAATACTGGGAATCCTGACCAAGACCCTACCCATATTCCTGGGTATAAAGGAACCCAAAAAAGACATAAACCTCTACGCATTCCTGCTGCTAAACGCCTCAATCCTGCTCAGGGTTCTGAGTCTGCTCTTTATGGAAACGTACCCCCTCTTCAAGACAACGTCTCTTGTGGCAGGGTTTCTGGAGTCGCTGGCGGTCCTGCTCTTCTTTTATAACCTCAGACTGCACCGCATAGGAGAAATAGAATCCGGTGTGCCGAGAAAGGACTTTCGGAAGTTCATAAAGGCCGCCCTGTTCTGGTTCATTGTGGCGGAACTCGCGCTGCTGTACTTCAATTTACACCAATTCTACACCGGTGCAGCGGTGCCGTACGCCCTGTTTGGCGCCTACCGGCACGCCATATTCGTAGGGTTTATAACCATGATGATATTGGGCTGCGCCTCCAAGATGATTCCCATGAGCATAGGAGTGCAGCTCTATAGCTACAGGGCCCTGTTCTGGAGTTTTGTCTTGATAAACACGGGTACCGTCCTGCGCGTTACGTGTCAACCGCTGGCTGCGGATTACAACATGACCGCCCTCTACCTCCCTATGGGCATAAGCGGCTTCTTGGAATGGGGCGCGCTGTGTCTCTTCGGCTACAACATCTGGAAGACAGTTGGCCAGAAACCTGTCAAGGAAACTCAACAAGATGCGGGAGAGAAAATTACCGTGGTAACTCCCGAAACAAACGTTTACCAGCTGGTGAAACAACATCCGAAGACGCTCGACGTCCTGGTAAACCGGGGCTTTAAACAGCTAAGGAACCCCATGCTCTTAAATACACTGGCACGTACAGTTAACATAGGCACTGCCGTAAGCATCCACAGCACCGACCTGGGAAGCCTTCTGAAGGAACTCAACGACGCAGTTGACAAGTAG
- a CDS encoding dual specificity protein phosphatase family protein, with the protein MNEIIDNLYITDRYVAEELPEDEYKVLLISLNGITREHVHVEIDDCVPWTCETVGFVVDTISGWLDRGECVCVACDAGISRSAGAVTAYLTSGGMEIDEAVALIRSKRGITRPHPLIVESIVKCLSQKKD; encoded by the coding sequence ATGAACGAGATAATAGACAACCTGTACATTACAGACCGTTACGTTGCCGAGGAACTCCCTGAGGACGAGTACAAGGTACTGCTGATAAGTCTTAACGGCATAACCCGGGAGCACGTGCACGTAGAGATTGACGACTGCGTTCCCTGGACGTGTGAGACCGTGGGGTTTGTTGTTGATACGATCTCTGGCTGGTTGGATAGGGGGGAGTGCGTTTGTGTGGCCTGCGACGCGGGCATATCCCGGAGCGCGGGGGCGGTTACCGCCTACCTGACCTCCGGGGGAATGGAAATTGATGAGGCCGTGGCGCTGATAAGGTCGAAACGCGGCATAACGAGACCTCACCCGTTGATAGTGGAGTCGATTGTTAAATGTTTATCGCAGAAGAAAGACTAA
- a CDS encoding S8 family serine peptidase, protein MLRLQGFASQYEDEKTSLLSRKALERIGADLVHLYNKGTGVRVGLVDSGISNHVAFRERIKGGWDFVRKQAPDGTDGYGHGTFQAGIIAADGSRAFIASQPGGPLDLGINGVAPEAHLYDLRISDDDGVLTWDRAVAAVNWAIENGLEVIYLGFGSNNFNYALSEALDRAYRAGIILVAPVGGTYAAYTGINNDFPGSISMALFPARHEKVIGVGNINLSDRPDHYKSFWDIWVQIMRTWRIYHARDGNTELVAQGGGRITYGSELKVGIGSTKGTNSMGIGLGTSISAAYVAGVAALVVAGGIVYRPGEVRQRLADTATILRSEGLGDEINRKIYGHGLVNALLAAPPWPVAADSIETQRARLGITAKGLGDPEKVTALANTPPRVTAPVDPVPYVTRYPSPTDEETNVPLNNPLRFTVRSDTVGIDISTVKVKINGDVYQHGSPGFSFTGTRRSYNIEVKPPSGSWGYEETVDVEIEAWDLAGKPGLVYERILETA, encoded by the coding sequence GGTATCTCAAACCACGTGGCCTTCAGAGAGCGCATTAAAGGCGGCTGGGACTTTGTCAGAAAACAGGCCCCCGACGGCACGGACGGCTACGGCCATGGGACGTTTCAGGCCGGTATTATCGCCGCCGACGGCAGCAGGGCATTTATCGCCTCCCAACCCGGCGGACCGCTGGACCTGGGCATAAACGGCGTGGCCCCCGAAGCCCACCTGTACGACCTGAGGATATCAGACGACGATGGGGTTTTGACATGGGACCGTGCGGTGGCCGCCGTGAACTGGGCCATAGAGAACGGGCTGGAGGTCATCTACCTGGGCTTCGGATCAAATAATTTCAATTATGCTTTGAGCGAGGCCCTTGACAGGGCATACCGGGCCGGCATCATCCTGGTAGCGCCGGTGGGTGGCACATATGCGGCATACACAGGTATAAATAACGACTTTCCGGGCAGCATCTCTATGGCACTCTTTCCGGCAAGACACGAGAAGGTGATAGGTGTGGGAAACATAAACCTCAGTGACAGGCCCGACCACTACAAAAGCTTCTGGGATATATGGGTGCAGATCATGCGGACCTGGCGTATCTATCACGCAAGAGACGGCAACACTGAGCTGGTCGCCCAGGGCGGCGGCAGGATAACGTACGGTTCAGAGCTTAAAGTAGGTATCGGTTCAACAAAGGGAACGAACAGTATGGGGATTGGTCTGGGAACTTCAATCAGTGCGGCATACGTGGCCGGTGTGGCAGCGCTTGTGGTTGCGGGCGGTATTGTTTATCGCCCCGGGGAGGTCAGACAAAGACTGGCCGACACGGCAACCATTCTGAGAAGTGAAGGTCTCGGTGACGAGATTAACCGGAAGATATACGGTCACGGGCTGGTTAATGCGCTTCTTGCGGCACCGCCCTGGCCCGTGGCCGCGGACAGCATAGAAACGCAGCGGGCACGACTGGGTATTACCGCAAAAGGGCTGGGCGACCCGGAAAAGGTAACAGCCCTGGCCAATACCCCGCCCAGGGTTACCGCGCCGGTTGACCCGGTTCCATATGTAACGCGATACCCGTCTCCCACCGATGAAGAGACAAACGTCCCCCTCAATAACCCGCTAAGGTTTACGGTGAGGAGTGACACCGTAGGTATCGATATAAGCACGGTGAAGGTCAAGATTAATGGGGACGTCTACCAGCACGGTAGCCCCGGCTTCTCCTTCACGGGCACCCGCCGCAGCTACAATATAGAGGTAAAACCTCCCTCGGGCAGCTGGGGCTACGAAGAAACCGTAGACGTCGAGATAGAGGCATGGGACCTGGCCGGAAAACCGGGTCTTGTGTATGAGCGGATTCTGGAGACTGCATAG